A section of the Centroberyx gerrardi isolate f3 chromosome 8, fCenGer3.hap1.cur.20231027, whole genome shotgun sequence genome encodes:
- the vsig8b gene encoding V-set and immunoglobulin domain-containing protein 8b isoform X2, which yields MEHLLTSVRLKVAVLFLLAIHLKTEAMQVTSTGSQTIQRAQGEKVALGCTYTPGSSDTGELDIEWSNVSPDMTQKDKLILSYAGGQTLHYGDPGLSKRLSFTGDPKLGDASIAISDVRVSDTATYQCKVKKAPGVDMRKVTLVVMVRPSVPKCWVEGGEEKGGTVSLRCKSSQGSTPLSYVWRRESGGAIPPTATQDPQTGELLIRNHSESNVGNYVCEVKNAVGREQCKYTLYAYNATNKVGVIVGAVIGALLLLLLLLLLIWLLICCCHKRRYQKEVANEIREDAPAPESRPSSRNSSFRSVVGYRTHPGVVYSSVRKALPSRTESGRSAIYTDRSNGTSQPNSAGEKPPPLKYDSRYGYPV from the exons ATGGAACATCTGTTAACAAGCGTGAGGCTTAAAGTGGCTGTGTTGTTTCTTTTAGCAATTCATCTCAAAACAG AGGCGATGCAGGTGACGTCCACGGGCTCCCAGACCATCCAACGGGCCCAGGGGGAGAAAGTCGCTCTGGGGTGCACCTACACCCCCGGCTCCTCGGACACCGGAGAACTGGACATCGAATGGTCCAACGTCAGCCCAGACATGACCCAGAAAGACAAGCTG ATCTTATCGTACGCAGGGGGCCAGACGCTGCACTACGGTGACCCCGGCCTCTCCAAAAGGCTGAGCTTCACAGGAGACCCCAAGCTGGGAGACGCCTCCATTGCCATCTCGGATGTGAGGGTCTCGGACACGGCCACCTACCAGTGTAAAGTCAAGAAAGCGCCCGGTGTCGACATGCGAAAAGTCACTCTGGTGGTGATGG TTCGCCCATCTGTGCCAAAATGCTGGGTAGAAGGCGGTGAGGAGAAAGGCGGCACGGTCTCCCTGCGCTGCAAATCCTCTCAGGGATCCACCCCTTTGAGTtatgtgtggaggagagagagcggaggtGCCATCCCACCCACTGCAACGCAAG ACCCACAGACCGGGGAGTTGTTGATAAGGAATCATTCAGAGAGCAATGTGGGAAATTATGTGTGTGAGGTGAAAAATGCTGTTGGCAGAGAGCAGTGCAAATACACACTGTATGCATACAACG CTACCAACAAAGTGGGTGTCATAGTTGGGGCGGTAATAGGTgctttgttgctgctgctgctactcctGCTTCTCATCTGGCTCCTGATTTGCTGCTGCCATAAGCGTCGCTATCAGAAGGAGGTTGCAAATGAAATCAG GGAGGACGCCCCGGCCCCAGAGAGCCGGCCCTCCAGCAGAAACTCCAGCTTCCGCTCAGTGGTGGGCTACCGCACCCACCCCGGGGTGGTCTACAGCTCGGTGAGGAAAGCCCTGCCCAGTAGGACTGAGTCTGGCCGCAGCGCCATCTACACAGACAGGAGCAACGGCACATCGCAGCCAAACTCTGCCGGGGAGAAACCTCCTCCCCTCAAATACGACAGCAGATATGGATACCCAGTGTAA
- the vsig8b gene encoding V-set and immunoglobulin domain-containing protein 8b isoform X1, producing the protein MEHLLTSVRLKVAVLFLLAIHLKTDITEAMQVTSTGSQTIQRAQGEKVALGCTYTPGSSDTGELDIEWSNVSPDMTQKDKLILSYAGGQTLHYGDPGLSKRLSFTGDPKLGDASIAISDVRVSDTATYQCKVKKAPGVDMRKVTLVVMVRPSVPKCWVEGGEEKGGTVSLRCKSSQGSTPLSYVWRRESGGAIPPTATQDPQTGELLIRNHSESNVGNYVCEVKNAVGREQCKYTLYAYNATNKVGVIVGAVIGALLLLLLLLLLIWLLICCCHKRRYQKEVANEIREDAPAPESRPSSRNSSFRSVVGYRTHPGVVYSSVRKALPSRTESGRSAIYTDRSNGTSQPNSAGEKPPPLKYDSRYGYPV; encoded by the exons ATGGAACATCTGTTAACAAGCGTGAGGCTTAAAGTGGCTGTGTTGTTTCTTTTAGCAATTCATCTCAAAACAG ATATCACAGAGGCGATGCAGGTGACGTCCACGGGCTCCCAGACCATCCAACGGGCCCAGGGGGAGAAAGTCGCTCTGGGGTGCACCTACACCCCCGGCTCCTCGGACACCGGAGAACTGGACATCGAATGGTCCAACGTCAGCCCAGACATGACCCAGAAAGACAAGCTG ATCTTATCGTACGCAGGGGGCCAGACGCTGCACTACGGTGACCCCGGCCTCTCCAAAAGGCTGAGCTTCACAGGAGACCCCAAGCTGGGAGACGCCTCCATTGCCATCTCGGATGTGAGGGTCTCGGACACGGCCACCTACCAGTGTAAAGTCAAGAAAGCGCCCGGTGTCGACATGCGAAAAGTCACTCTGGTGGTGATGG TTCGCCCATCTGTGCCAAAATGCTGGGTAGAAGGCGGTGAGGAGAAAGGCGGCACGGTCTCCCTGCGCTGCAAATCCTCTCAGGGATCCACCCCTTTGAGTtatgtgtggaggagagagagcggaggtGCCATCCCACCCACTGCAACGCAAG ACCCACAGACCGGGGAGTTGTTGATAAGGAATCATTCAGAGAGCAATGTGGGAAATTATGTGTGTGAGGTGAAAAATGCTGTTGGCAGAGAGCAGTGCAAATACACACTGTATGCATACAACG CTACCAACAAAGTGGGTGTCATAGTTGGGGCGGTAATAGGTgctttgttgctgctgctgctactcctGCTTCTCATCTGGCTCCTGATTTGCTGCTGCCATAAGCGTCGCTATCAGAAGGAGGTTGCAAATGAAATCAG GGAGGACGCCCCGGCCCCAGAGAGCCGGCCCTCCAGCAGAAACTCCAGCTTCCGCTCAGTGGTGGGCTACCGCACCCACCCCGGGGTGGTCTACAGCTCGGTGAGGAAAGCCCTGCCCAGTAGGACTGAGTCTGGCCGCAGCGCCATCTACACAGACAGGAGCAACGGCACATCGCAGCCAAACTCTGCCGGGGAGAAACCTCCTCCCCTCAAATACGACAGCAGATATGGATACCCAGTGTAA
- the lrrtm4l2 gene encoding leucine-rich repeat transmembrane neuronal protein 4 → MGSVIWDWRLSCLLLQAAVLLLLSKGERMCPASCRCEGKIVYCESGIFQDIPENITTGCQGLSLRYNNLLVLLPYQFAHLNQLIWLYLDHNSITVIDALAFHGVRRLKELILSSNKITHLHNNTFSAVPNLRNLDLSYNQLQSLQPGHFYGLRKLQNLHLRSNGLKQILVRTFLECRSLEFLDLGYNRLRSLTRTTFLGLFKLKELHLEHNQFSRINFFLFPRLTNLQALYLQWNRIRSINQGSPWTWHTLQKLDLSGNEIQMLDPAVFQCMPNLQILNLESNKLSSVPMEAVAAWTSLTAVSLAGNAWDCSPSICPLMGWLKTARDSKDISMICSSPKLVQGERVVDVVRNHSICVDIFVVSTTALILLTSTPVVNIPIRPPPPPDLTDPGHPESPVQRLTPPPVPPSVMDRKAQTEATAMISTVPISPETSTSFIPELQFEHMAFHKIIAGSVALFLSVSLILLVIYVSWRRYPNTMRQLQGHSVNHKRRKKTRKQELDLNSQLQEYYLSYHSNSETMDSLVSETRPCTCTVSGSIECEV, encoded by the exons ATGG GTTCTGTGATCTGGGACTGGAGGTTATCTTGTCTTCTTCTGCAGgcagctgtgttgctgctgctcagCAAGGGGGAGAGGATGTGCCCCGCAAGTTGTCGCTGTGAAGGGAAGATTGTTTATTGCGAATCTGGCATCTTCCAAGACATCCCAGAGAACATCACCACCGGATGCCAGGGTCTGTCTCTGCGCTACAACAACCTGCTGGTTCTGTTGCCGTACCAGTTTGCTCATCTCAACCAGCTAATCTGGCTTTACCTGGACCACAACTCCATCACTGTTATAGATGCTTTAGCCTTCCACGGTGTGCGTAGGCTCAAAGAGCTGATCCTCAGCTCCAACAAGATCACACATCTGCACAATAACACCTTCAGCGCCGTACCCAACCTGCGCAATCTTGACTTGTCCTACAATCAGCTACAGTCCCTGCAGCCAGGCCATTTCTACGGCCTGCGCAAGCTACAGAACCTCCACCTTCGGTCTAACGGTCTGAAACAGATCCTTGTTCGCACATTTCTGGAATGCCGCAGCCTGGAGTTTCTAGACTTGGGTTATAATCGCTTGCGGAGCCTCACCCGCACAACATTCTTAGGGCTGTTCAAGTTGAAAGAGCTTCATTTAGAGCACAATCAATTTTCCAGgattaatttctttcttttcccgcGCCTTACCAACCTCCAGGCCCTTTACTTGCAATGGAACCGCATACGATCCATCAATCAGGGCTCGCCTTGGACCTGGCATACACTACAGAAACTAGACCTTTCAGGGAATGAAATCCAAATGTTGGACCCAGCTGTTTTCCAGTGTATGCCAAACTTACAAATACTCAACCTTGAATCGAACAAGCTCAGCAGTGTGCCTATGGAAGCCGTAGCGGCGTGGACCTCCCTCACCGCCGTCAGCCTGGCCGGTAATGCCTGGGACTGCAGTCCCAGCATCTGCCCGCTCATGGGCTGGCTCAAAACCGCCAGAGATTCCAAGGACATCAGCATGATCTGCAGCAGTCCCAAGTTGGTGCAGGGAGAGCGGGTCGTGGATGTAGTGAGGAACCACTCGATATGTGTGGACATATTTGTGGTCTCCACCACTGCTCTGATCCTACTGACTTCAACCCCGGTTGTGAACATCCCAATCCGCCCGCCGCCTCCCCCTGACCTTACAGACCCGGGTCATCCTGAGTCACCGGTGCAGAGATTAACCCCTCCGCCTGTCCCTCCCAGTGTGATGGACAGAAAGGCACAGACGGAGGCCACAGCCATGATCTCCACAGTGCCCATCTCCCCAGAAACCTCTACATCATTTATCCCAGAGCTACAGTTTGAACATATGGCCTTCCATAAAATCATTGCAGGCAGCGTAGCCCTGTTCCTGTCGGTGTCATTGATCCTTCTGGTTATTTATGTTTCGTGGAGGCGCTACCCCAACACCATGAGGCAGCTGCAGGGGCACTCAGTCAACCACAAGCGCAGGAAAAAGACCCGGAAGCAAGAGCTGGACCTTAACTCTCAGTTGCAAGAGTACTATCTGAGTTACCATTCAAACTCAGAGACTATGGACTCTCTGGTGAGTGAGACAAGGCCATGTACCTGTACTGTATCAGGATCCATTGAATGTGAGGTCTGA